One Prevotella intermedia ATCC 25611 = DSM 20706 DNA window includes the following coding sequences:
- a CDS encoding redoxin domain-containing protein, which yields MKRTILSAMLLLATFATAMAQDLDSKYATNLLKSGTVAPDFTLRTADEKDIKLRAFRGNYVVLDFWASWCSDCRKDIPAMKQLWSDFMDYNVRIIGISFDTSKEAWVNTYWDKYQMNWTQVSELRKWKKETKIDRLYHVDWIPTMYLIDPNGRIVLGTVEIEKLRATLEELKPQLKMSSADVMPAYVGGNEAMEQYLKEYQLYTLQTRKMRIGAKVEVSFSIEMDGTVTGARVLNVADLKANSPKYDKLTDEKKAEVMAAATEHFRKEAVRLVEHMPKWTPALKNERPVKEKMTITVEFDPYYKGPKK from the coding sequence ATGAAAAGAACTATTCTATCGGCAATGCTTCTTTTGGCTACTTTCGCCACCGCTATGGCGCAAGACTTAGACAGCAAATATGCCACAAACCTACTGAAGTCAGGAACTGTTGCTCCCGATTTCACACTGCGTACAGCTGACGAAAAGGACATAAAACTACGCGCATTTCGTGGCAACTACGTTGTTTTAGACTTTTGGGCATCGTGGTGCTCTGATTGCAGAAAGGACATTCCAGCGATGAAACAGCTTTGGAGCGACTTTATGGACTACAACGTTCGCATCATCGGTATATCGTTCGACACGAGCAAAGAGGCTTGGGTGAACACTTATTGGGACAAATACCAAATGAATTGGACACAGGTGAGCGAACTGAGGAAGTGGAAAAAGGAAACCAAGATAGACCGCTTGTACCACGTAGACTGGATTCCAACGATGTATCTGATTGACCCGAACGGAAGAATCGTGTTGGGTACGGTAGAGATAGAAAAGCTGCGTGCCACCTTGGAAGAGCTAAAGCCCCAGCTGAAGATGTCGTCTGCCGATGTTATGCCTGCCTACGTGGGCGGCAACGAGGCTATGGAACAATACTTGAAAGAGTACCAACTCTACACCTTGCAGACGCGCAAGATGCGCATCGGTGCCAAAGTGGAAGTGTCGTTCAGCATCGAAATGGACGGAACGGTTACAGGTGCACGCGTTCTGAACGTTGCAGACTTGAAGGCAAACAGTCCTAAATACGATAAGCTAACCGACGAAAAGAAAGCCGAAGTAATGGCTGCTGCTACCGAACACTTCCGCAAAGAGGCTGTCCGCTTGGTAGAACACATGCCGAAATGGACACCTGCGCTGAAGAACGAGCGTCCTGTAAAGGAGAAAATGACCATCACTGTAGAGTTCGACCCTTATTATAAAGGTCCTAAGAAATAA
- a CDS encoding DJ-1 family glyoxalase III codes for MAKAYEFLANGFEDIEALAPVDILRRGGVEVKTVSISDSLMVESANGVTVKADLLFDEIDDFSDADILMLPGGMPGAANLNLHEGLRKLLVEQNEKGKRLGAICAAPMVLGSVGVLKEKRATCYPGFEKRLTGAEHTGELCTIDGNITTGKGPAAAFIYGFAILEQLTSTATAQEVRDGMLVSELIKLH; via the coding sequence ATGGCAAAGGCATACGAATTTCTTGCTAATGGCTTTGAAGATATTGAGGCTTTAGCACCCGTAGACATTCTCCGCAGAGGAGGCGTTGAAGTGAAAACAGTAAGTATTTCCGACAGTTTAATGGTGGAATCGGCAAACGGAGTTACGGTAAAAGCAGACCTATTGTTCGATGAAATCGATGATTTCTCAGACGCAGATATACTTATGTTGCCTGGCGGAATGCCTGGCGCAGCAAACCTAAACTTACACGAAGGCTTGCGCAAACTGCTCGTTGAGCAGAACGAAAAAGGCAAACGGTTGGGTGCAATCTGTGCTGCACCAATGGTTTTAGGCTCTGTGGGCGTGCTCAAAGAGAAGCGTGCTACTTGCTATCCTGGCTTTGAAAAACGACTGACAGGTGCTGAACACACTGGCGAACTTTGCACGATAGACGGCAACATTACCACTGGAAAAGGTCCTGCAGCGGCGTTTATCTATGGTTTTGCTATCTTGGAGCAACTCACTTCTACAGCAACAGCACAGGAAGTAAGGGACGGAATGCTGGTTTCGGAACTTATAAAGCTTCATTAA
- a CDS encoding NAD kinase: protein MAGKKLSFAIFGSNRQALETAYIWEVLDYLTECEAQIFIEERFYENLCKVLNKKVEVSGVIKGEDFNTDYAISLGGDGTFLRAASKVGAKKIPIIGVNMGRLGFLANVLPSEIKETLDDIYNGNFDIDERSVIKIESENEAIETYPYALNDISILKRDNASMITIHASIDGEYLVTYQADGLIVSTPTGSTAYSLSNGGPIIVPRGGILSLTPVAPHSLNIRPIVLSDDVEIRLEVESRSHNYLVAIDGRSETLEESTVLSIRKAPFVIRIVKRRTHSYFSTLRTKLMWGADLRK from the coding sequence ATGGCAGGTAAGAAACTTAGTTTTGCTATTTTTGGCAGTAACAGGCAGGCACTTGAAACCGCTTATATATGGGAAGTGCTTGACTATCTTACCGAGTGCGAAGCCCAAATCTTTATCGAAGAGCGTTTCTATGAGAACCTTTGCAAGGTTTTAAACAAAAAGGTGGAGGTGTCGGGAGTGATTAAAGGGGAAGACTTTAATACCGACTATGCCATCTCTTTGGGCGGCGACGGCACGTTCTTGAGGGCTGCCAGCAAGGTGGGAGCGAAGAAAATACCAATCATCGGCGTAAATATGGGACGCTTGGGCTTCCTTGCCAATGTGCTGCCGAGCGAGATTAAAGAGACTTTAGACGATATATACAATGGCAATTTCGACATCGACGAACGTTCGGTTATCAAGATTGAATCGGAAAACGAAGCGATAGAAACCTATCCTTACGCCTTGAACGATATATCCATATTAAAGCGCGACAACGCTTCGATGATTACAATACATGCCAGTATCGACGGCGAATACTTGGTAACGTACCAAGCCGACGGTTTAATCGTGAGCACACCAACAGGCTCTACGGCTTACTCGCTGTCGAATGGTGGTCCTATCATCGTTCCGAGAGGAGGCATCTTGAGCCTTACACCTGTTGCACCGCACAGTTTAAATATTCGTCCTATCGTGCTTAGCGACGATGTTGAGATACGCTTGGAAGTGGAAAGCCGTAGCCATAACTACCTTGTGGCTATCGACGGACGCTCTGAAACGTTAGAGGAAAGTACAGTATTAAGTATTCGGAAAGCACCTTTCGTTATCCGAATTGTAAAGCGTCGCACCCACAGCTACTTCTCTACACTGCGCACAAAGCTAATGTGGGGTGCCGACTTACGGAAATAA
- a CDS encoding ABC transporter ATP-binding protein has product MRIKALFNTPKTKYGAKEIFRWLWRAWRGNRLQAVLNAIVGLLGVVVSLSSVWAVQHAIDVASHEVEGRIVIAVLLMGSLILCNFALNIASVWIRNILGIKAQNRMQQKLLDRILRSKWNGKESHHSGDVLNRLEIDVANVVNFLTEVIPNSLSTLALFVGAFGYLFLMDWRLASVIVIMIPIFILFSRIYVRQMRHLTSEVRTSDSKVQSILQETIQHRMLIKTLEGDGAAVDKLEDTQSVLRNNVVRRTKFSVFSYLVLNLGFSIGYLIAFTWAAVRLSAGTLTFGGMTAFLQLVNKIQSPARQLTHLVPQFVSVFTAAERLMELEENPLEEQGEPIEMASPCGVRFTDVAFAYEDSEDNVIEHLNYDFYPGSCTAILGETGSGKTTMVRMILALLQPNSGKVEIYNKKESRVLSPLLRTNFVYVPQGNTLMSGTIRDNLRLGKINATDEEMSEVLKQSCADFVFDLPDGLNTQCAEQGGGLSEGQAQRISIARALLRNRSIMLFDEATSALDPDTERELLQNILSKHNKTIIFITHRPAVVEYCDQTIEVKKQHSHREYIKKGAGVSHNQQIKNN; this is encoded by the coding sequence ATGAGGATTAAAGCACTTTTCAACACTCCGAAGACCAAATACGGCGCGAAAGAAATATTTCGATGGCTGTGGCGTGCCTGGCGAGGCAACCGATTGCAAGCTGTGCTCAACGCAATAGTAGGACTTTTAGGCGTGGTAGTATCGCTTTCGTCGGTGTGGGCTGTGCAACACGCCATCGATGTCGCATCGCACGAAGTTGAAGGCAGGATTGTTATAGCCGTACTCCTTATGGGAAGCCTCATACTGTGCAACTTTGCCTTGAACATTGCATCGGTTTGGATTCGCAACATCTTGGGAATAAAAGCCCAGAACCGCATGCAACAGAAGTTGCTCGACCGCATTTTGCGTTCTAAATGGAACGGGAAGGAAAGCCATCATTCGGGCGACGTGCTGAACCGATTGGAGATTGATGTGGCAAACGTGGTGAACTTCCTAACCGAAGTTATCCCCAACTCGCTTTCAACCTTAGCACTCTTCGTCGGTGCCTTCGGTTATCTGTTCTTGATGGATTGGCGTTTGGCAAGCGTTATTGTCATAATGATTCCCATTTTCATACTTTTCAGCCGCATTTATGTAAGGCAGATGCGCCATCTTACGAGCGAAGTACGCACATCAGACTCGAAAGTGCAAAGCATTCTGCAAGAAACCATTCAGCACCGTATGCTTATAAAGACCTTGGAAGGCGACGGAGCGGCTGTCGACAAGTTGGAAGACACGCAGAGCGTGCTGCGAAACAACGTGGTGCGTCGCACAAAATTCTCGGTGTTTTCTTATCTTGTGCTGAACTTAGGCTTTTCCATAGGCTACCTTATCGCCTTTACTTGGGCTGCTGTCAGACTTTCGGCGGGCACATTGACTTTTGGCGGTATGACGGCTTTCCTGCAATTGGTGAACAAGATACAAAGTCCTGCACGCCAGCTTACGCACCTCGTGCCCCAGTTTGTGTCGGTTTTCACGGCTGCCGAGCGATTAATGGAGTTGGAGGAAAATCCTTTGGAAGAACAGGGCGAACCCATCGAAATGGCATCACCGTGCGGTGTGCGCTTCACCGATGTGGCTTTTGCTTACGAAGACTCGGAAGACAACGTTATAGAACACCTTAACTACGACTTCTACCCTGGCTCTTGCACGGCTATCTTGGGCGAAACAGGGTCGGGAAAAACCACTATGGTGCGTATGATTTTAGCACTTTTGCAGCCCAATAGCGGTAAGGTGGAAATCTACAATAAGAAAGAAAGCCGCGTATTGAGTCCGCTTCTGCGCACCAATTTCGTGTATGTGCCACAAGGAAACACGCTTATGAGTGGCACCATTCGCGACAATCTGCGACTTGGAAAGATAAATGCCACCGACGAGGAAATGTCGGAAGTGCTGAAACAAAGTTGTGCCGACTTCGTGTTCGACCTTCCCGACGGACTGAACACGCAGTGCGCAGAGCAGGGTGGAGGGCTCAGCGAGGGACAGGCGCAGCGCATTTCTATAGCACGTGCCCTGCTTCGCAACCGCAGTATAATGCTTTTCGATGAGGCTACATCGGCACTCGACCCCGATACGGAGCGAGAACTCTTGCAGAATATTCTATCGAAGCACAATAAAACCATAATATTCATTACCCATCGCCCTGCCGTGGTGGAATATTGCGACCAGACCATAGAGGTGAAAAAGCAACATTCGCACAGAGAATATATAAAGAAGGGCGCAGGCGTAAGCCACAACCAACAGATAAAAAACAATTAA